One part of the Pelorhabdus rhamnosifermentans genome encodes these proteins:
- a CDS encoding nitroreductase family protein: ARSFNAWQQKDVPDALLEEIYHLVKMAPTSANCSPARFIFLKSDDAKARLEPALSSGNIEKTMTAPITVIVAYDEEFYEQLP, encoded by the coding sequence AGGCCAGATCCTTCAACGCTTGGCAACAAAAAGACGTGCCAGATGCACTACTTGAAGAGATCTATCACTTAGTTAAAATGGCGCCTACCTCGGCCAATTGTTCACCTGCTCGATTTATATTTCTTAAATCTGATGACGCTAAAGCACGTTTAGAGCCAGCACTGTCATCAGGTAATATCGAAAAAACAATGACTGCGCCTATCACCGTTATTGTTGCCTATGATGAGGAGTTTTATGAGCAACTTCCT